CTCTGCATAAATGTGCGCACGACTTATTCAATCGTGAGCCGGTTGAGCGATCTTAAAAAGGTCGCTTTTTCTAAATCTTAAATATTATAGCAAAAAAGATCCTACCAAAGGTACCCTATTTTCAAAGAGTTATCATTCATTCAAAATAACAAAAAAAGCAGTGAATCAATATTTGTTCACTACTCTTTTAGCATCTTTTTATTAAACTAGCTTCTTGCGAATCATCCCGGAAATCCAATCAATCACAATTACCATGATAATAATTCCGAGCAAGATAATGCCGACACGGTTCCATTGCCGATATTGCAATGCAATAATTAACGGATAACCGATACCACCGGCACCAACCAAACCAAGGATTGAAGCCGACCGAATTGAAACATCAAACCGATACAAAGTGTTTGAAATCAAAGCTGGCATCAAGTTAGGCAAAGTTGAAAACATCGTAATATTAGTTTTCGAACCACCAACAGCCGTTACAGCTTCGTTAGGACCATCGTCTAAGTTCTCAATTGCTTCTGAGAACAACTTAGCAAGCATTCCAACTGAGTGAAATCCTAACGCCAAAACACCGGCTGCAGAGCCAGGGCCAACTGCCTTAATAAACATCAAGGCCAAGACAATTTCAGGAAATGACCGAATAATTGCCAAGACAATCTTTCCAGTCCGTGAAATGTACCATTTTTTATGTTTGGTGTGAGCTGCCCAAAAGGCAAACGGCAATGAAATAATTGCTGAAATGAACGTACCTAAGAAGGCAATACATACAGTTTGCCATAACTGCGATACTAAGTCTTCACCACTGCCGTTATAAACATATGACCAATCTGGATGGAAAATCCCGTTGAAAATCGCACCAGCAATCTGACCAGCAGTTGCTTTAATACCGCCAAAATCCATTCCCGTGCATGACCAAGCAATAAGAACGATAGTAATGATGGCTAAGCCCCAATGCATAATTCGCTTCTGCATATCAACTGGGCGAGGAGGTAATTTTTTAATATTAGTATCCATTATTTCATCAACGCCTCCCGTGATTTAGACGAAACATAGTCGATTAAAACTACGACCACAATGATAACTAAGATGATTGTCCCCGTCTTAGCATAGTCAAAGACTTGCAGAGTCTGTTGCAGGTAAAGTCCGATACCACCGGCACCGATATACCCCAAGACAGTTGAAGCCCGAACGTTAATTTCAAATGCATACAAGCAATAAGAAATAAAGTAAGTAATGACTTGTGGTAAAACAGCAAAAACAATGATTTGCAGTTTATTAGCACCAACAGCGGTCAAAGCCTCGATTGGACCCGGATCAATTGTTTCGATTGCTTCATAAAAGAGCTTAACAACAATCCCAAAAGTACAAATAGCTAGGGCCAAGATACCAGCAACAGGGCCAATTCCGACAATTGCAACAAAGATTGCCCCTAATAAAAGGTCCGGTACTGTTCTAACAATATTCATAATTACCCGTAAAATACCGGTAATGGCCTTATTCTTAACAATATTACGCGCAATTAATAGCGAATAGATAAAGGCCAAGATAGAACCAATTACCGTTCCCAAGATTGCCATCTTAATTGTTTCAAGCAATAGCGGCATAATCGGTCCAAGGTACGCCCAATCTGGATGTAGCATTTGCAAAAAGATGTCAGTAAATTGATTAAAGTTAGCAAATAAAGCACCAAGATCGGTATGAGTAACATCTGTTGAGACAAATAGTCCAACAATAAAGACAACTACCCAAATCAAGTTCCAAAACTTAAACTTTTTCTTAGGTAAAGTCATGAGTGCTTCCTTATCAGTGTTACTCATCTTGCTCACCACCGTTGTAGATCTTGGTAAAGGTTGACTCCGGCGTTTCGCTCATTTTACCATCATAGATAATTTCACCAGCACGAACGCCAATAACTCGCTTACCAAATTCTTTAGCTAATTCCACACTGTGCAGGTTAATTACAACCGTCATGCCATGCTTTTCGTTTAGCATCTTGAGGTCTTGCATTACCCGACGTGAAGTCTGTGGGTCAAGTGAGGCAGTTGGCTCATCAGCCAAAATAATGTCTGGATTTTGAGTTAAAACTCGCGCAATCGCTACCCGCTGCTGCTGTCCACCTGATAATTCATCAGCACGTGAATAAACCTTATCAGCTAAGTCAACTTGTTGCAAAGCCTCGTAAGCACGTTGCTTATCTTCCTTAGTAAACAGATTAAGTGTGCTCTTCCAAGTAGAATAATAACCCACGCGTCCCGTTAAAACATTGCGCAAAACGCTTGAACGCTTGACCAAATTAA
The sequence above is a segment of the Lactobacillus sp. ESL0677 genome. Coding sequences within it:
- the phnE gene encoding phosphonate ABC transporter, permease protein PhnE; translation: MDTNIKKLPPRPVDMQKRIMHWGLAIITIVLIAWSCTGMDFGGIKATAGQIAGAIFNGIFHPDWSYVYNGSGEDLVSQLWQTVCIAFLGTFISAIISLPFAFWAAHTKHKKWYISRTGKIVLAIIRSFPEIVLALMFIKAVGPGSAAGVLALGFHSVGMLAKLFSEAIENLDDGPNEAVTAVGGSKTNITMFSTLPNLMPALISNTLYRFDVSIRSASILGLVGAGGIGYPLIIALQYRQWNRVGIILLGIIIMVIVIDWISGMIRKKLV
- the phnC gene encoding phosphonate ABC transporter ATP-binding protein; this encodes MADSSVKPVIELKNVKKIYGKDVVGLKDVNLTINKGEFVVIVGLSGAGKSTLLRSINRLIDITDGDILINGESITKARGKELRTLRRNIGMIFQSFNLVKRSSVLRNVLTGRVGYYSTWKSTLNLFTKEDKQRAYEALQQVDLADKVYSRADELSGGQQQRVAIARVLTQNPDIILADEPTASLDPQTSRRVMQDLKMLNEKHGMTVVINLHSVELAKEFGKRVIGVRAGEIIYDGKMSETPESTFTKIYNGGEQDE
- the phnE gene encoding phosphonate ABC transporter, permease protein PhnE — its product is MSNTDKEALMTLPKKKFKFWNLIWVVVFIVGLFVSTDVTHTDLGALFANFNQFTDIFLQMLHPDWAYLGPIMPLLLETIKMAILGTVIGSILAFIYSLLIARNIVKNKAITGILRVIMNIVRTVPDLLLGAIFVAIVGIGPVAGILALAICTFGIVVKLFYEAIETIDPGPIEALTAVGANKLQIIVFAVLPQVITYFISYCLYAFEINVRASTVLGYIGAGGIGLYLQQTLQVFDYAKTGTIILVIIVVVVLIDYVSSKSREALMK